The stretch of DNA CTACGCCTTGGTCTGTGCCGCAGTACAGTGTTCCGCGCTTTACGTAAGCTTGGCTGCTCCCGGCTTTCTTCTTTGGAGAAAAAAGAGCCGATACGGCGTTATCAATGGGAGAAGCCGGGCCAGATGCTCCATCTGGACATCAAGCGTCTCGGCAAAATTGATGGTGTTGGGCATAGGAAGGCTGGGACGCGGCAAGTGCGGCGGCGGCGGCCAGGTTGGGAATATTTGCATGTATGTGTGGATGACGCCTCCAGGGCGGCATATACGGCAATACTGCCGGATGAAACTGCGGAGTCGGCCATAGAGTTTTTATGGTTTGCCGTTGCCTGGTATGCCTCGCACGGCATCAGAGTGGAGCGTGTGCTTACGGACAATGGCGCTTGCTACAAGTCTTGGAAGTTTCGCGATGCCTGCCGCGAGCTTGGCATAAAGCACAAGCGCACCCGGCCTTACCGACCACAGACCAATGGTAAGGCTGAGCGCTTCATCAGGACGGCATTGAACGAGTGGGCATACGCCGAAACGTACACCCACTCATGGAAAAGGGCAGCCAACTTGCCCATATGGACGCATCACTACAATTATTCGCGTCCTCACACGGCTCTTGGCAGGAAACCTCCGGCTTCAAAATTGGAGCGAGGGTGAACAACGTATTGACACTCTACA from Desulfovibrio legallii encodes:
- a CDS encoding IS481 family transposase, whose product is MNSHKNAKLTVRSREEMVRRMRDNPAATVAAGFGVTLRTARKWMKRYREGGVASLADASSRPRCCRNRLTEMDLAEIFELRKKRQTGDAIALRLGLCRSTVFRALRKLGCSRLSSLEKKEPIRRYQWEKPGQMLHLDIKRLGKIDGVGHRKAGTRQVRRRRPGWEYLHVCVDDASRAAYTAILPDETAESAIEFLWFAVAWYASHGIRVERVLTDNGACYKSWKFRDACRELGIKHKRTRPYRPQTNGKAERFIRTALNEWAYAETYTHSWKRAANLPIWTHHYNYSRPHTALGRKPPASKLERG